A region of Chitinophaga horti DNA encodes the following proteins:
- a CDS encoding outer membrane beta-barrel family protein produces MKHSIFTLLFALLTVTAMAQKGRVKGVISDKTTKELLPGATIAVLHAKDSSIEASSFADKNGAFDIQGIDPGKYQVFITYIGYQGFYKAVTIGDSTKVIDLGGITLSQKGVALGGVEIVEQVPPIKVKQDTLEFNAGSFKVRENALTEDLLKKLPGVVVDKDGAIKANGETVTKVYVDGKPFFGNDPKMATRNLPADIVDKVQLIDKKSDQAEFTGINDGEIEKIINITIKQDKRKGIFGRGTAGIGTDDRYGATGSFMNFKDIRKIAFVGGANNVNNMGFSFQDQFGFGGGGGGRGGGGGGMGGGNGSGITSSWMGGVNFSDEYGKRKQVRMTLSYNIADMKRESGTWTRRLTPLNDGGTQQSNDTVTGLTKNLNHRLNGRIEWDIDSFHSVIINPQFSYSTQNNESNSASFIKFTDDGSPVTRSQRFNTNEGNRPDVSGDIQFRKKFRKKGRTVSATLGYGYNSNNQDRFTDGFAEYFQRSEIDSINQLAITDNSAKSVNVRVDYTEPIFKDRFLELNYSYRSNNSDNDRLTYQYNPITDRYDLLDEGQTNLFRNEFANQQASVAIRTQKLKYDYSIGGRIQINDQVNNNISRGNITRQNSVNFAPEARFNYNFSRSKRLRLNYRGQTNQPSMNQLAPVPDSTDLLYVLNGNPDLAPSFTHSMQGSFQSFDPAKMSGFFINLNASYTQNQIVYSAVLDRNSGKTSAQYVNVGSGNYNVGANVSNTIPLFNKVTSLNTNTSLNYGRSVSYINQGLANTQNLAAGERVSLSYFFKEVFDVSAATFINYTAARISGDSVKSRDKAQNNTNFYDFGGSLDVNVNLPLGFRIGADVDYTANRGRGEEFDLDFTMLNGFVSKSLFKNKKGEIKAQVFDLLRQNIAINRTVNNGIITDSRSLVLQRYYMMTFTYIFGKFGGGRGRGRGPEGMPGGEFRRGGFPGGPGGGFPGGGGFRRGG; encoded by the coding sequence ATGAAGCATTCAATTTTTACACTCTTATTCGCATTACTCACCGTAACGGCCATGGCCCAGAAAGGGCGCGTGAAGGGCGTTATTTCCGATAAAACAACTAAAGAACTGCTGCCCGGTGCAACCATCGCCGTGCTGCATGCGAAGGACTCGTCTATCGAGGCGTCTTCTTTCGCTGATAAAAATGGTGCATTCGACATTCAGGGAATAGATCCGGGCAAATACCAGGTGTTTATCACCTACATTGGTTACCAGGGTTTTTATAAAGCGGTCACCATTGGCGATTCTACCAAAGTAATTGATCTCGGTGGCATCACACTCTCACAAAAAGGTGTAGCGCTGGGCGGTGTAGAAATCGTGGAGCAGGTACCGCCTATCAAGGTAAAACAGGATACGCTGGAGTTTAACGCCGGATCTTTTAAAGTGCGGGAAAATGCGCTGACGGAAGATCTGTTGAAAAAACTGCCGGGCGTAGTCGTAGATAAAGACGGCGCCATTAAAGCGAACGGCGAAACGGTAACAAAAGTGTATGTAGACGGTAAGCCGTTCTTCGGCAACGATCCGAAAATGGCCACCCGCAACCTGCCTGCAGATATCGTGGATAAAGTGCAGCTGATCGATAAAAAGTCGGACCAGGCGGAGTTTACCGGCATCAACGACGGGGAGATCGAAAAGATTATTAATATCACGATTAAGCAGGATAAACGTAAAGGTATTTTCGGTCGCGGTACCGCCGGTATTGGTACGGACGATCGTTATGGCGCTACGGGCAGCTTCATGAACTTTAAAGACATTCGTAAAATTGCTTTCGTAGGCGGCGCTAACAATGTGAACAACATGGGCTTCAGCTTCCAGGACCAGTTCGGCTTCGGCGGTGGTGGTGGCGGCCGTGGCGGCGGCGGTGGCGGTATGGGCGGCGGCAATGGCTCCGGCATTACTTCCAGCTGGATGGGCGGCGTGAACTTCAGCGACGAATACGGCAAAAGGAAACAAGTGCGGATGACGCTCAGTTATAACATCGCCGACATGAAACGCGAGTCTGGCACGTGGACGCGCAGGCTTACGCCGTTAAACGACGGAGGTACGCAGCAGTCGAACGACACGGTAACGGGTCTTACCAAAAACCTGAACCACCGTTTGAACGGCCGCATCGAATGGGACATTGACTCTTTTCACTCCGTGATCATCAATCCACAGTTTTCGTATAGTACACAAAACAACGAATCCAACTCGGCCAGCTTTATTAAGTTTACGGACGATGGGTCGCCGGTTACCCGCAGCCAACGGTTCAACACCAACGAAGGCAATCGCCCGGATGTGAGCGGCGATATCCAGTTCCGTAAAAAGTTCCGCAAGAAAGGCCGCACGGTGAGCGCCACCTTAGGGTACGGTTACAATAGCAATAACCAGGACCGCTTTACCGATGGTTTTGCCGAATATTTCCAGAGAAGTGAAATAGACTCCATCAACCAGCTGGCAATTACCGATAATTCGGCTAAGTCTGTAAACGTGCGGGTGGATTATACGGAACCGATTTTTAAAGACCGCTTCCTGGAACTGAACTACTCCTACCGCAGCAATAATTCCGACAACGATCGCCTCACGTATCAATATAATCCGATCACTGACCGGTACGATCTGCTGGACGAAGGTCAAACGAACCTGTTCCGCAACGAGTTCGCGAATCAACAGGCCAGTGTTGCCATCCGTACGCAGAAGTTGAAATACGACTACTCGATCGGCGGCCGCATCCAGATCAACGACCAGGTGAACAACAATATTTCCAGGGGAAACATTACCAGGCAAAATTCCGTGAACTTCGCGCCTGAAGCACGTTTCAATTATAACTTCAGCCGCAGCAAACGCCTGCGTTTAAACTACCGCGGCCAAACCAACCAGCCAAGCATGAACCAGTTGGCACCGGTGCCCGACTCTACCGACCTGCTGTATGTACTGAATGGTAACCCGGACCTGGCGCCTTCGTTTACACATAGCATGCAGGGTAGCTTCCAGTCGTTCGATCCGGCAAAAATGAGTGGCTTCTTTATCAACCTGAACGCAAGCTACACGCAGAACCAGATCGTATATTCCGCAGTGCTCGACCGCAACAGCGGTAAAACTTCCGCCCAGTACGTGAATGTGGGCAGCGGTAACTATAATGTAGGCGCAAACGTTTCTAATACCATTCCGCTTTTCAATAAGGTTACTTCGTTGAACACCAATACCTCTTTGAACTACGGCCGCTCTGTAAGCTACATTAACCAGGGCCTGGCAAATACCCAGAACCTGGCGGCCGGCGAACGCGTAAGCCTCAGTTATTTCTTTAAAGAAGTGTTTGACGTATCGGCCGCCACCTTCATTAACTACACTGCCGCCCGTATTTCCGGCGACTCGGTGAAGTCGAGGGATAAAGCGCAGAACAACACTAACTTCTACGACTTCGGCGGCTCGCTCGATGTGAATGTAAACCTGCCATTAGGTTTCCGTATAGGCGCTGATGTGGATTACACCGCTAACCGTGGCCGTGGCGAAGAGTTCGATCTGGACTTTACCATGCTGAACGGCTTCGTTTCCAAAAGCCTGTTCAAAAACAAAAAAGGTGAAATCAAAGCGCAGGTGTTTGACCTGTTACGCCAGAACATCGCCATCAACAGGACGGTGAACAACGGTATTATTACCGACTCCCGCAGCCTGGTATTGCAACGTTATTACATGATGACCTTTACCTACATCTTCGGCAAGTTCGGAGGTGGCAGGGGCCGTGGTCGTGGGCCGGAAGGTATGCCGGGCGGTGAGTTCCGTCGTGGTGGCTTCCCTGGCGGGCCTGGCGGCGGCTTCCCCGGAGGCGGCGGTTTCCGCAGAGGAGGATGA
- a CDS encoding GLPGLI family protein, producing MNWKVKASLLSTALLSCTFSLSAQETSGVITYETMSRMSGEFSGRIMMRAGGSEAVTMEMPDVITTNQVFTFNGIFGKLANEQGSFSSFPMGAVPAGGRQTVIINAAPASGGASAGSARPSANGAGQGLPQFPFTNATYIDLSKKQFLQVVETTGEKKEAWFAAEPFKAAEDFKEADKTKKIAGFNCKKATAKLKDETFTIWYTTEIPLTFSPINGLVPPAGGFVLSAESSSRSFVAKKVEMKPVQPGEVMPPATADKVETTELANKRRQLMEKFHNEQIQKQQQ from the coding sequence ATGAACTGGAAGGTTAAAGCATCCCTGCTTTCTACGGCTTTATTAAGCTGCACATTCTCTCTCAGCGCCCAGGAAACGTCGGGTGTAATTACATATGAAACTATGAGCCGCATGAGCGGCGAGTTCTCGGGTCGTATTATGATGCGGGCCGGCGGCAGCGAGGCGGTCACCATGGAAATGCCCGATGTTATCACCACCAACCAGGTTTTTACCTTCAATGGCATATTCGGAAAACTGGCCAATGAACAGGGCTCCTTCTCGTCTTTTCCCATGGGTGCAGTGCCTGCAGGCGGCCGTCAGACAGTGATTATCAACGCAGCACCGGCATCCGGCGGCGCAAGTGCCGGTTCTGCCCGTCCATCAGCCAATGGCGCCGGACAGGGATTACCGCAATTCCCTTTCACTAACGCAACGTATATTGACCTTTCAAAAAAGCAGTTTTTGCAGGTAGTGGAAACCACCGGCGAAAAAAAGGAAGCATGGTTTGCGGCAGAGCCGTTCAAAGCGGCAGAGGATTTTAAGGAAGCAGACAAAACCAAAAAAATTGCAGGCTTCAACTGCAAAAAAGCAACAGCCAAACTAAAGGACGAAACGTTTACGATCTGGTATACCACCGAGATTCCGTTAACCTTTTCTCCCATAAATGGTTTAGTGCCACCCGCTGGCGGATTTGTACTTTCTGCCGAAAGCAGCAGCCGGTCTTTCGTGGCAAAAAAAGTTGAAATGAAGCCGGTACAACCTGGTGAAGTGATGCCGCCCGCCACGGCCGATAAGGTGGAAACGACAGAATTGGCAAACAAACGCAGGCAACTCATGGAAAAATTCCATAACGAGCAAATACAAAAACAACAACAATAG
- the mqnC gene encoding cyclic dehypoxanthinyl futalosine synthase, whose translation MQLRDLYKKAQEFGFLTAEEGVYMFEKAPLTELMHIANELRKKQVPHGKVTWQIDRNVNTTNVCTANCKFCNFYRIPGHPEAYITDIEEYKRKIVETVKYGGDQLLLQGGHHPELGLSFYVDLFKQLKQLFPDVRLHALGPPEVAHITKLEKSTHIEVLRALQEAGMDSLPGAGAEILNDRVRRLISKGKCGAQEWLDVMRAAHKLNIASSATMMFGHVETVLERFEHLVDIRQVQSEKPEGHYGFTAFIPWTFQDVDTLLARIRGVRNTSTAEEYLRMISMSRIMLPNVKNIQASWLTVGKQVAQMSLHAGANDFGSIMIEENVVSAAGAPHRFTYKSIQESIREAGFEPQLRTQLYQFREIPNTIEEQVITY comes from the coding sequence ATGCAATTGCGGGATCTATACAAAAAGGCGCAGGAATTTGGGTTCCTGACAGCGGAAGAAGGGGTGTATATGTTTGAAAAGGCCCCGTTGACGGAGTTAATGCACATCGCCAACGAGCTTAGGAAGAAACAAGTGCCGCACGGAAAGGTAACATGGCAGATAGACAGGAACGTGAACACGACGAACGTTTGCACGGCCAATTGCAAATTCTGCAACTTTTACCGCATTCCCGGCCACCCGGAAGCTTATATTACCGACATCGAAGAGTACAAACGAAAGATCGTTGAAACCGTGAAGTACGGCGGCGATCAGCTGTTGTTACAGGGTGGTCACCACCCGGAACTGGGCCTATCGTTTTATGTAGACCTCTTCAAACAGCTGAAGCAGCTGTTCCCCGATGTTCGTTTGCATGCCCTCGGCCCACCCGAAGTGGCACACATCACCAAACTGGAAAAAAGTACGCACATAGAAGTACTGCGCGCCTTACAGGAAGCGGGTATGGACAGTCTGCCCGGCGCCGGCGCCGAAATCCTGAACGATCGTGTTCGCCGCCTTATTTCTAAAGGCAAATGCGGTGCGCAGGAGTGGCTGGACGTGATGCGTGCGGCACATAAACTGAACATCGCCAGCTCGGCTACCATGATGTTTGGCCACGTAGAAACCGTGCTGGAGCGCTTCGAACACCTGGTGGACATTCGCCAGGTGCAGAGCGAAAAGCCCGAAGGTCACTATGGCTTTACCGCCTTCATCCCCTGGACCTTCCAGGACGTAGACACCCTGCTGGCCCGCATCCGCGGTGTTCGCAATACATCTACGGCGGAAGAGTACCTGCGTATGATTTCCATGAGCCGCATCATGCTGCCGAATGTGAAAAACATTCAGGCATCGTGGCTGACGGTGGGCAAACAGGTGGCACAAATGAGCCTGCATGCGGGCGCCAACGACTTTGGCTCTATCATGATCGAAGAAAACGTAGTAAGCGCCGCCGGTGCTCCTCACCGCTTCACCTACAAATCCATCCAGGAGTCGATCCGCGAGGCAGGCTTTGAGCCGCAGCTGCGTACGCAGTTGTACCAATTCCGCGAAATCCCGAACACCATCGAGGAGCAGGTGATCACTTACTAA
- a CDS encoding DUF4377 domain-containing protein: MNYPMLRWILPAALLASCENPSGQAGRQYMDSVNIQPDSLFAGFYEDSLPAAGIVRLTISKSGEARLVTDHQNFSPEVIQIGSLQPLDSNKVQLSLVTVGVGDPVKDTFILRSQDDGFVYQGTAFGGEALHLQKKEKPAPQPRDLIFWIKSESECDLGPGFGKTPCYQVQYGDRPVGPQEAWETLSEPITGFTFEKGFLYKVKVTRIPRDTMVRNRGPYEFRLTELVEKQPVGNK; this comes from the coding sequence ATGAACTATCCAATGCTTCGGTGGATATTACCCGCCGCACTGCTCGCCTCCTGCGAAAATCCGTCCGGCCAGGCGGGACGTCAATATATGGATAGCGTCAACATCCAGCCAGACTCGTTGTTCGCAGGGTTTTATGAAGATAGCCTGCCCGCTGCCGGCATCGTTCGGCTTACGATCAGCAAATCGGGCGAAGCGCGCCTCGTTACAGATCATCAGAATTTTAGCCCGGAAGTTATACAGATCGGCAGCCTGCAACCGCTGGACAGCAACAAGGTGCAACTGAGCCTGGTGACTGTTGGGGTAGGCGATCCCGTGAAAGACACGTTCATTCTTCGCAGCCAGGATGACGGATTCGTTTACCAGGGCACCGCGTTTGGCGGAGAAGCACTGCATCTTCAGAAAAAAGAAAAACCAGCGCCACAACCCCGCGATCTTATATTTTGGATAAAGAGTGAGTCCGAATGCGACCTTGGCCCCGGCTTTGGCAAAACGCCTTGTTACCAGGTGCAATACGGCGACCGGCCGGTGGGCCCGCAGGAAGCATGGGAAACATTATCCGAACCCATAACCGGATTCACATTCGAAAAAGGATTTTTGTACAAAGTGAAGGTAACCCGCATCCCGCGCGATACGATGGTGCGTAATCGCGGGCCGTATGAGTTTCGTTTAACGGAACTAGTGGAAAAGCAGCCTGTTGGTAACAAATAA
- a CDS encoding YiiX family permuted papain-like enzyme, with translation MRKFLFTHAFVLCATISAALGQSKIPTDSIREGDIVFQSSISPQCEAIKQATHSPWTHCGMVFKKDGKLYVYEAIEPVTYTPLADWTARAPKHFVVKRLKNASVLTPAVITKMETAGRKYYGKHYDSWFEWSDERIYCSELVWKIYKEAAGLEVGEPKPLGSYDLSSDIVKQIMEQRYGKNIPLKEKMIAPSAIYASELLRTVYEAK, from the coding sequence ATGAGAAAGTTCCTGTTTACCCACGCTTTTGTTCTCTGTGCAACAATATCCGCCGCATTGGGACAGTCCAAAATTCCCACGGACTCCATCCGGGAGGGTGATATCGTTTTCCAAAGCTCCATATCTCCACAATGCGAAGCCATTAAACAAGCTACGCATTCGCCATGGACGCATTGCGGAATGGTATTTAAAAAGGACGGGAAACTATATGTATATGAAGCCATTGAGCCGGTTACCTACACGCCGCTGGCCGATTGGACCGCACGGGCGCCCAAACACTTCGTGGTGAAGCGCCTGAAGAACGCGTCGGTCCTCACGCCCGCAGTCATCACGAAGATGGAAACTGCCGGCCGCAAGTACTACGGCAAACACTACGACTCCTGGTTCGAGTGGTCGGACGAACGCATTTATTGCTCAGAACTGGTGTGGAAGATATATAAGGAGGCCGCCGGGCTGGAAGTCGGCGAACCGAAGCCGCTGGGATCCTACGACCTGAGCAGCGATATTGTGAAACAAATAATGGAACAGCGTTACGGTAAAAACATCCCTTTAAAGGAAAAGATGATCGCGCCTTCTGCGATTTATGCATCGGAGCTGTTGCGGACGGTGTATGAGGCGAAGTGA
- a CDS encoding GNAT family N-acetyltransferase has translation MLELKVNDHTCLRQLQPEHAPLVFRQINTSRKNLRRFLPWVDYNTNEEHSLRFIQLMQRKADDQEAIAFGIWHNEELCGVIDLHNWDHTLQTAEIGYWIGEAWQGRGLVSSSCRALITFAFKELRLNKIEIRFVLQNERSAYIPIKLGFAREGILRHSAKVHGQYMDTVVMGMLKADWKG, from the coding sequence ATGTTAGAATTGAAGGTAAACGACCACACCTGCCTGCGGCAGCTGCAACCGGAACATGCCCCGCTGGTGTTTCGGCAAATCAACACTTCCCGTAAAAACCTCCGGCGCTTTTTGCCGTGGGTAGATTACAATACCAACGAAGAACATTCGCTGCGCTTCATCCAACTCATGCAACGCAAGGCCGACGACCAGGAAGCGATCGCATTCGGCATCTGGCACAACGAAGAACTTTGCGGCGTAATCGACCTCCACAACTGGGACCATACGCTTCAAACTGCGGAAATCGGTTATTGGATAGGCGAAGCGTGGCAGGGCAGGGGATTAGTATCGTCGAGCTGCCGCGCGTTGATCACTTTCGCCTTCAAAGAATTAAGGCTTAACAAAATAGAGATCCGTTTCGTGCTGCAGAACGAGCGTAGCGCCTACATTCCCATCAAATTGGGCTTTGCCCGCGAGGGGATTTTACGCCACAGTGCCAAGGTGCACGGCCAGTATATGGATACGGTGGTGATGGGTATGCTGAAGGCGGACTGGAAAGGGTAA
- a CDS encoding murein L,D-transpeptidase catalytic domain family protein codes for MPVKPVFFFYFLLIGCLFACNPRKQNKSGHTTEADDEPVKKLDLVRLKKKAAALKEYAMLNKYNTKYALLIDFHVRSGRKRFVLYDLEQNKPINMALVAHGQGSNYLTEDVPFSNVEGSKCSSPGRYKIGAKYYGKFGWAYKLHGLSNTNSNAFKRFVVLHAHSCVPESENFLGICRSDGCPTLNPDYFAELQLLLDKQKKPVLLEIYK; via the coding sequence ATGCCCGTAAAACCTGTTTTCTTTTTTTATTTCCTGCTGATAGGCTGCCTGTTCGCCTGTAACCCTCGCAAACAAAACAAAAGCGGCCACACAACAGAGGCTGACGATGAACCCGTAAAAAAGCTCGACCTGGTGCGGCTTAAAAAGAAAGCGGCGGCCCTAAAGGAGTATGCGATGCTTAACAAGTACAACACGAAGTACGCGCTGCTCATTGACTTTCATGTTCGCTCGGGCAGAAAACGATTTGTGTTATACGACCTTGAACAAAATAAGCCGATCAATATGGCCCTGGTGGCGCATGGGCAGGGCAGTAATTATCTCACCGAAGACGTTCCGTTTTCGAACGTTGAGGGAAGCAAGTGCTCGTCGCCAGGCCGGTATAAGATAGGGGCAAAGTATTATGGTAAATTTGGGTGGGCTTATAAATTACATGGCCTTAGCAATACCAATAGCAACGCCTTTAAGCGTTTCGTCGTGCTGCATGCGCACAGCTGCGTTCCCGAAAGCGAAAACTTCCTGGGCATTTGCCGCAGCGATGGTTGCCCTACCTTGAACCCTGATTATTTCGCGGAATTGCAGTTGCTGCTGGATAAGCAGAAGAAGCCGGTGTTGCTGGAGATTTATAAGTAG
- a CDS encoding sensor histidine kinase, which produces MRNRIRNIIILMSVCILGIYFFQGYWLYRTYRIRQEEFGKEINEALRTAVYSKQFNDVRRLLGASHDRERGFGRSFPSVRAKDSVGRGAGFFAGKSDSLGGYMFFAHEDGEPRMGKRLKQDFRVRVVTRFPMIDSFVHIHPVESASAVSVPFYPARAAEAEEGLRFSGSIAANRFRFDTTFRTEADSARALPDGVSLRIYADSIAQQISDLLIINNVYKDRFSVKKLDSIYKHELRNRNIYTNYKLDTFQVNFGNMSREGFRDSLRFRGPLQTPRIPFNPLSNLFVQASFEAPVQYILKQMLWILAGSLALLLLTTTCFLYMMRTILKQKKLSEVKNDFINNMTHELKTPIATVYAAVEAMQNFNALNDQRKTRTYLDISKQELQRLSDLVEKVLHIAAEEKEDFDLFIEETDLNEVVENIMTNHQLKAGKPVTFHFHPLTQPLVEVDRTHLSNAISNLVDNAIKYSKEKADITIHLSRNNGRLTVSVKDHGIGIPKVYRENIFDKFFRVPTGNLHNVKGFGLGLSYVKKIVEKHHGTITVQSEPDTGSEFIIDIPA; this is translated from the coding sequence ATGCGAAACCGAATCCGGAATATTATCATATTGATGAGCGTGTGTATACTGGGCATCTATTTTTTCCAGGGCTACTGGTTGTATCGCACCTATAGGATACGGCAGGAGGAGTTCGGGAAAGAAATTAATGAGGCCCTACGCACGGCAGTTTACAGCAAACAGTTTAACGATGTGAGGCGGCTGCTCGGTGCATCGCACGACCGCGAACGGGGATTCGGCCGCTCTTTCCCAAGCGTTCGGGCCAAAGATTCCGTGGGGCGTGGCGCTGGTTTTTTTGCAGGGAAAAGTGATTCCCTGGGCGGCTATATGTTCTTTGCGCACGAAGATGGCGAACCGCGTATGGGCAAAAGGCTTAAACAAGATTTTCGTGTACGCGTGGTTACACGATTTCCGATGATCGACTCGTTTGTGCATATTCATCCGGTAGAAAGCGCGTCGGCAGTGTCGGTCCCGTTCTATCCCGCACGAGCCGCTGAGGCCGAGGAGGGACTGCGGTTTTCCGGCTCCATAGCAGCCAACCGGTTCAGGTTCGATACCACGTTCCGCACGGAGGCCGACTCCGCCCGGGCTTTACCAGACGGCGTTTCACTTCGTATTTATGCAGATTCCATTGCCCAGCAGATTTCGGATTTGCTGATTATCAACAATGTATATAAAGACCGCTTCTCTGTAAAAAAACTCGACTCTATCTATAAACACGAATTGCGCAACCGGAATATCTACACGAATTACAAACTGGACACCTTCCAGGTAAATTTCGGGAACATGAGCCGCGAGGGCTTTCGGGATAGTTTGCGGTTCCGTGGGCCGTTACAAACGCCCAGGATACCTTTTAATCCGCTGAGCAACTTGTTCGTACAGGCGTCGTTCGAAGCGCCGGTGCAATACATCCTGAAGCAAATGTTGTGGATACTGGCTGGCTCACTCGCCCTGCTGCTGCTCACCACCACCTGCTTCCTTTATATGATGCGCACCATCCTCAAACAAAAGAAGCTATCAGAAGTCAAGAACGATTTCATCAACAATATGACGCATGAACTTAAAACGCCCATCGCTACGGTGTATGCCGCAGTAGAAGCCATGCAGAATTTTAATGCACTGAACGATCAGCGCAAAACGCGAACGTACCTCGACATCTCCAAACAGGAATTGCAAAGATTGTCCGACCTGGTAGAGAAAGTATTACACATCGCCGCCGAAGAAAAAGAGGACTTCGATCTCTTTATCGAAGAAACGGACCTGAATGAAGTGGTGGAGAACATCATGACCAATCACCAGTTAAAAGCGGGCAAGCCGGTAACGTTCCACTTCCACCCGCTGACGCAGCCGCTCGTGGAGGTAGATCGTACGCATCTTTCCAACGCTATCAGCAACCTGGTCGACAATGCCATCAAATATTCAAAAGAAAAAGCGGATATTACTATACACCTGTCCCGCAACAACGGCCGCCTTACGGTAAGTGTGAAGGACCATGGCATCGGCATCCCGAAGGTGTATCGCGAAAATATTTTTGACAAGTTTTTCCGCGTGCCTACGGGCAACCTGCATAACGTGAAGGGGTTCGGATTGGGACTGAGTTATGTGAAAAAGATCGTGGAGAAACATCATGGTACGATTACCGTGCAGAGCGAACCGGATACCGGCAGCGAATTTATTATAGACATCCCGGCATAA
- a CDS encoding response regulator transcription factor, which translates to MGAKVLLVEDEWQLGQIVRDSLETRGYDMLYASNGREAWDLYQQHKPDIIVLDIMMPEMDGFTLTTDIRRQDKITPIIFLTAKSQTTDVVKGFELGGNDYLKKPFSMDELIVRMKSLLARFGNQQPATTPADDTITIGQYVFNYARQTLTRNGHTEFLSHREAEILRRLCLHRNQVMERKTMLLDLWGDDNFFNARSMDVFITKLRRYLKEDSRIQIVNIRGIGYKLIF; encoded by the coding sequence ATGGGCGCAAAAGTTTTATTGGTAGAAGATGAGTGGCAATTGGGCCAAATTGTTCGCGACAGCCTGGAAACGCGCGGTTACGACATGCTGTATGCCAGCAATGGCCGCGAAGCCTGGGACTTATATCAGCAACACAAACCGGACATTATCGTACTCGATATTATGATGCCCGAAATGGACGGTTTCACGCTTACAACAGATATTCGCAGGCAGGATAAAATTACGCCGATCATTTTTCTTACCGCTAAATCGCAAACGACCGACGTAGTGAAGGGTTTTGAATTGGGAGGAAACGATTACCTGAAAAAGCCTTTCAGTATGGACGAGTTGATCGTGCGTATGAAATCGCTGCTCGCCCGTTTCGGAAATCAACAACCAGCCACCACCCCTGCAGACGATACGATTACCATTGGTCAGTATGTATTTAATTACGCACGCCAAACGCTTACCCGCAACGGTCACACGGAGTTCCTGTCTCACCGCGAGGCGGAAATCCTTCGCCGCCTTTGCCTGCACCGCAACCAGGTGATGGAGCGTAAAACGATGCTGCTTGATCTTTGGGGAGACGATAACTTTTTTAATGCGCGCAGTATGGATGTGTTCATCACCAAACTACGCCGCTACCTGAAGGAGGATTCGCGTATACAGATCGTAAACATTCGCGGCATCGGCTATAAACTTATTTTTTAA
- a CDS encoding hydroxypyruvate isomerase family protein, whose translation MSKQESRRDAIKKVATMALASSALSSLATRVEAHESKMDTKVKGNINHSVCAWCYNGISLDDLCKASKEYGIASIDLVDPKDFDIVKKHGLTVGMVASINKDWGISKGWNRIEHHDRLVEYYQYLIDETAKAGFTNLICFSGDRKGLDDEQGLKNCAEGLKKVMSYAENKKVTLVMELLNSKVNHKDYQCDHTAWGVELAKAIGSERFKLLYDIYHMQIMEGDVIHTIRDSQQYIAHYHTGGVPGRNEIDETQELYYPAIMKAIHDTGFKGFVAQEFVPKHSDKLASLKQAINICDI comes from the coding sequence ATGTCAAAACAAGAATCCCGCAGAGATGCGATTAAAAAAGTAGCGACAATGGCCCTCGCAAGTTCCGCGTTATCTTCCCTCGCCACCCGCGTGGAAGCGCACGAATCTAAAATGGACACAAAAGTGAAAGGCAACATTAACCACTCGGTTTGTGCCTGGTGTTATAACGGCATTTCGCTCGACGATCTGTGTAAGGCCTCCAAAGAATACGGCATCGCTTCCATCGACCTGGTTGATCCCAAGGATTTTGATATTGTGAAAAAGCACGGCCTCACTGTAGGCATGGTGGCTTCCATCAACAAAGACTGGGGCATTTCCAAAGGCTGGAACCGCATCGAACATCACGACAGGCTGGTGGAGTACTACCAATACCTGATCGACGAAACGGCTAAAGCCGGGTTCACCAACCTGATCTGTTTTTCTGGCGACCGTAAGGGGTTAGACGATGAGCAGGGGCTGAAAAACTGCGCCGAAGGTTTAAAGAAGGTGATGAGCTACGCCGAAAACAAAAAAGTAACACTCGTCATGGAGCTGTTGAACAGTAAAGTGAACCATAAAGACTACCAGTGCGATCACACCGCCTGGGGTGTAGAGCTGGCGAAAGCGATTGGCTCTGAGCGTTTTAAATTGCTGTACGACATTTACCACATGCAAATTATGGAAGGTGATGTAATCCATACCATCCGCGACAGCCAGCAGTACATTGCGCATTACCACACCGGTGGCGTACCTGGTCGTAATGAAATTGACGAAACACAGGAGCTGTACTACCCGGCGATCATGAAAGCGATTCATGATACTGGTTTTAAAGGATTTGTAGCGCAGGAGTTTGTGCCGAAGCACAGCGACAAACTGGCCTCTTTAAAGCAGGCCATCAACATTTGTGATATCTGA